A window from Saccharomyces cerevisiae S288C chromosome XIII, complete sequence encodes these proteins:
- the PSP2 gene encoding Psp2p (Asn rich cytoplasmic protein with a role in clathrin suppresion; contains RGG motifs; high-copy suppressor of group II intron-splicing defects of a mutation in MRS2 and of a conditional mutation in POL1 (DNA polymerase alpha); possible role in mitochondrial mRNA splicing), whose translation MGTNNTSNNNGTTKKMSLEEFLGNDTLGESVWDEEDINLDAISNTTNIDILKQTKAGEHQRDGHQQHPHGGHGPMNRSRFSNAGPFGGGSMGDFANHHHPLQHQQGPPYIVKFSDLPPRFSNFDIEDLFQAKFTKFIKFKLFWEINKNPSISTLKSGSIFDQNFKRDSKVAFVELYTSRDMDKILNYWTTPLKEIYHITTAPAEFEDFKDYSTKVKLLTDPKDDAGKPFITKTQRSKSNPFGSAKPVDTQSKILDIEEKMENLHVEDTTTLRASLIPSSDSMATTATGSKITILKKQTPTEEESHSATPTPKPLSYSEVVERSVVNETSKKGTPLSKLDSPALELQSKPDKSDEFKGGDEQGFEKGGDDKAQLDVSNDKDKGSETDVDKQFTFKNVEREHSMSRTKYNGNHNNNNGNFRGSNRYRGGPNGSSYKGGHNNRGNRGGYRGGSSYNNNNNNTNDNNNNNNNSSSNNNNGSRYHDRQNNEEGLTSDSSLDASGNKKNDFTNSTSNTQQYSIFKPASGFLGQGNNDSIRNNGRGNYNSSGMNGGSRGRGFGRGRGFGRGAYNNRGSRGGRGSSGNYSNYNNRTTDMPL comes from the exons ATGG GAACAAATAATACATCTAATAATAATGGCACTACGAAGAAAATGTCCCTAGAAGAATTTCTAGGGAACGACACTTTAGGCGAGTCAGTATGGGATGAGGAAGATATTAATTTGGATGCTATAAGCAATACTACGAATATTGACATCTTGAAACAAACCAAGGCAGGCGAACATCAACGTGATGGTCACCAACAGCACCCACACGGTGGTCATGGACCCATGAACAGATCACGTTTTTCTAATGCAGGGCCTTTTGGTGGTGGTAGCATGGGGGACTTTGCAAATCATCACCACCCGCTGCAGCATCAGCAAGGTCCTCCTTATATTGTGAAGTTTTCTGATTTACCACCGAGATTTTCCAACTTTGACATTGAAGATCTTTTTCAAGCAAAGTTTACCAAGTTTATTAAGTTCAAACTGTTTTGGGagataaataaaaatccaagTATTTCTACTTTGAAATCGGGGTCAATCTTTgatcaaaatttcaaacgTGACTCGAAGGTAGCATTTGTCGAGTTATATACATCCCGTGATATGgacaaaattttgaactATTGGACCACTCctttgaaggaaatttaCCACATTACAACAGCGCCCGCAGAATTCGAAGATTTTAAGGATTACAGCACGAAGGTGAAATTATTAACAGACCCTAAAGACGATGCTGGCAAACCATTCATTACTAAGACTCAGCGGTCAAAATCCAATCCTTTTGGAAGTGCTAAACCGGTTGATACGCAATCGAAGATTTTGgacattgaagaaaaaatggaaaatttaCACGTGGAAGATACAACAACCCTGAGGGCATCATTAATCCCTAGTAGTGATTCTATGGCAACCACTGCAACAGGCAGCAAGATCACaatcttgaaaaagcaGACACCTACAGAGGAGGAATCACATTCTGCAACCCCAACTCCCAAACCTTTAAGTTACTCTGAAGTAGTTGAGAGATCTGTGGTCAATGAAACTTCCAAGAAAGGAACTCCATTAAGCAAGCTTGACTCACCAGCTCTTGAACTACAATCTAAGCCCGATAAATCGGACGAGTTCAAAGGTGGCGATGAACAAGGCTTTGAGAAAGGTGGCGACGATAAAGCTCAATTAGATGTCTCAAATGATAAAGATAAAGGTTCAGAAACCGATGTTGATAAACAGTTCACTTTCAAGAATGTGGAAAGGGAACATAGTATGAGCAGAACCAAATATAACGGAAACcataataacaataatggcaaTTTTAGAGGGAGTAATAGATATCGTGGAGGCCCCAATGGCAGCAGTTATAAAGGTGGGCATAACAATCGTGGTAATCGCGGCGGATATCGTGGTGGCAGCTCatacaacaacaacaacaacaacactaatgataataataataataataataatagtagtagtaataataataacggTTCAAGATATCATGATCGACAAAACAATGAAGAAGGGTTAACCTCGGATTCATCTTTAGATGCCTcaggaaataaaaagaatgatTTCACGAACTCAACATCCAATACACAACAATATTCCATTTTCAAACCAGCAAGTGGGTTCCTTGGCCAAGGTAATAATGATTCTATAAGGAACAATGGACGCGGTAACTATAACAGCAGCGGTATGAATGGAGGTTCGAGAGGAAGAGGATTTGGCAGAGGAAGGGGATTTGGCAGAGGCGCATATAACAATCGAGGTAGTCGTGGTGGACGTGGAAGCAGCGGTAACTACTCCAACTACAATAACAGAACAACAGACATGCCTTTATGA